A genomic region of Chionomys nivalis chromosome 12, mChiNiv1.1, whole genome shotgun sequence contains the following coding sequences:
- the Spry2 gene encoding protein sprouty homolog 2: protein MEARAQSGSGSQPLLQAPHDSGRQRGEPDPRDALMQQVHVLSLDQIRAIRNTNEYTEGPTVVPRPGLKPAPRSSTQHKHERLHGLPEHRQPPRLPPSQVHSSRAPLSRSISTVSSGSRSSTRTSTSSSSSEQRLLGSSFSPGPAADGIIRVQPKSELKPGELKPLSKEDLGLHAYRCEDCGKCKCKECTYPRPLPSDWICDKQCLCSAQNVIDYGTCVCCVKGLFYHCSNDDEDNCADNPCSCSQSHCCTRWSAMGVMSLFLPCLWCYLPAKGCLKLCQGCYDRVNRPGCRCKNSNTVCCKVPTVPPRNFEKPT from the coding sequence ATGGAGGCCAGAGCTCAGAGTGGCAGCGGGTCGCAGCCTCTGCTGCAGGCGCCCCATGACAGTGGCAGGCAGCGTGGGGAGCCCGACCCCAGAGATGCCCTCATGCAGCAGGTACACGTCTTGTCTCTGGATCAGATCAGAGCCATCCGAAACACCAATGAGTACACAGAGGGGCCCACCGTGGTCCCAAGACCTGGGCTCAAGCCTGCTCCTCGCTCCTCCACTCAGCACAAGCATGAAAGACTACATGGTCTGCCCGAGCACCGCCAGCCTCCCAGGCTCCCGCCCTCGCAGGTTCATTCTTCAAGGGCCCCTCTGTCCAGGTCCATCAGCACCGTCAGCTCAGGGTCTCGGAGCAGTACAAGGACAAGTACCAGCAGCAGCTCCTCAGAACAGAGGCTTTTAGGATCTTCCTTCTCCCCGGGGCCTGCTGCTGATGGGATAATCCGGGTGCAGCCTAAGTCTGAGCTCAAACCCGGTGAGCTTAAGCCACTGAGCAAGGAAGACTTGGGTCTGCACGCCTACAGGTGTGAGGACTGTGGCAAGTGCAAGTGTAAAGAGTGCACCTACCCGAGGCCCCTGCCATCGGACTGGATCTGTGACAAGCAGTGCCTTTGCTCAGCCCAGAACGTCATTGACTATGGgacttgtgtgtgctgtgtgaaaGGTCTCTTCTATCACTGCTCCAACGACGATGAGGACAATTGTGCTGACAACCCGTGTTCTTGCAGCCAGTCTCATTGTTGTACTCGATGGTCGGCGATGGGAGTCatgtctctctttctgccttgtttATGGTGTTACCTTCCAGCCAAGGGTTGCCTTAAGCTGTGCCAGGGGTGTTATGATCGCGTGAACAGGCCCGGATGCCGTTGTAAAAACTCAAACACGGTTTGCTGCAAAGTTCCCACTGTCCCCCCAAGGAACTTTGAAAAGCCAACATAG